The window TATACGGTGGAAATGTCGGATTACAGCAAAGGCTGGAAGGAATTTGTCACCATCCGCGTCAGCAACGGCAAGATTGTTACGGTTGAATACAATGCCAGAAATGCAAGCGGATTCATCAAATCCTGGGATATTCCCTATATGCGCAATATGAACGACCAAAAGGGGACCTACCCCAACCGCTATACCCGCACTTATGCCGCCAGCTTCCTTGCGGCCCAAAGCGACAAAGGAATCGATACTGTAAGCGGAGCCTCTTCTTCCGGAGGAAATTTTCAGAAAATGGCTTCCCTTCTCATGGAAAAGGCGAGAAAGGGAGATGCTTCTCTCGGGATTGTTGAATCTGAGAAATAGATTTAAGAAAAGGGGGTTGATACAGGTTTTTCCTTTCAACTCCCATTCTAAAGAAAAAGGACCGCTGCACCATAGGTAATTACCTATGGTGCAGCGGTCCTTTATTCTATCGTTCATTCAAGCTTTGGAAAAAGTGTCAGTAATTCCGGCTTTTACTTTTTAGGTTGAGCCGGCAAAGAAGCCTTTCAGGGCAACTCTGCCGACTTAGTAAAAACATGTATGTAAGCGCTCTGACCGCTTTCTCTTGATCTCTTATGTTTATAATATTATCATACAGGATAAATGTGAAGGAATTTTGACCAGGTTATAAAGAAAGTATGAAAGAAATAAAGAAATTCTGACAAAAATTGGAAAAGTATCCAAGCTGATGCTGCTTATAATATTCATAACAGGATAATTCCTGCGAAAGCAATTTCCATGAAACAGGAACGCAGGCGGAGGTGCGGATATGCTGCTTGAAAAAAATTTAATTGAATATTGTTCTCCCACACTGGCCTCTCTCAAAACGGCAAGCTTGTTTAATCATCCCTTTTCCTCGGAAGAGGAACTGGAAGACCAGCTGGCAGGCTTAAACAGCCAGCTGGAAGGGAAAGGAATATCCCTGCTGGTGTTGTGCAGGCGCAGGAATAAGGCGCTTATCTATGTCTGCCGGAAATCCCGCCTCCAGGCGGATTTAAGCAGGCCGGAAGTGGGCAGGTTCCTAAAAGCCTACGGCTATGAGCAAACGGAGGTGGAGGCTGCACTTAACAGGCTAAAGGAACGGCTGAACCAGGAAGGAGATTTTCCCCATGAGATC of the Lacrimispora indolis DSM 755 genome contains:
- a CDS encoding DUF3793 family protein, with translation MLLEKNLIEYCSPTLASLKTASLFNHPFSSEEELEDQLAGLNSQLEGKGISLLVLCRRRNKALIYVCRKSRLQADLSRPEVGRFLKAYGYEQTEVEAALNRLKERLNQEGDFPHEIGVFLGYPLEDVVGFIQNGGKNSKCTGYWKVYADEREAALVFARYRKCRTVYAQLWQNGRTVWQLTVASSDK